Proteins co-encoded in one Malus domestica chromosome 09, GDT2T_hap1 genomic window:
- the LOC103442965 gene encoding exopolygalacturonase-like, with protein MDLKLKSILPMFVFMLLVSTSNAKSSIYDVTSAKYGGKANSDISQAFSKAWTDACASTLASKIVVPRGTYKFVGATFKGPCKAPIEIQLQGTLQAPADGSKLPKADTWVGFERIDGLTLSGGGTFDGQGATAWKQNDCNKNKNCKSIAINLRFNFVTNSIIRDITTKDSKNFHVNVLGCNNVVFQHFTVSAPKESMNTDGIHIGRSTGINITDSTIGTGDDCISIGDGTKQLHVTKVTCGPGHGISIGSLGRYQNEEPVSGIFIKNCTIKNTDNGVRIKTWPASPSNGVVSDVHFEDIIMDNVGNPVIIDQEYCPWNQCTLKVPSKVKISNVSFKNIKGSSSTPVGIKIVCSGGLPCENVQLSDIDLTYSGNKGPITSQCKHVKPTINNVARALACATSS; from the exons ATGGATTTGAAATTGAAAAGTATCTTGCCCATGTTTGTGTTCATGTTGTTAGTATCCACATCTAACGCCAAATCCAGTATCTATGATGTCACTAGTGCAAAATATGGTGGAAAGGCAAACTCTGATATATCCCAG GCTTTTAGCAAAGCTTGGACAGATGCATGTGCATCGACATTGGCAAGTAAAATTGTTGTTCCAAGAGGGACATACAAGTTTGTAGGGGCAACTTTCAAAGGACCATGCAAAGCTCCTATTGAGATTCAGCTCCAAGGCACACTGCAGGCTCCAGCAGATGGCAGCAAACTCCCAAAAGCAGATACCTGGGTAGGTTTTGAGCGCATTGATGGGCTCACCTTATCCGGTGGTGGAACTTTCGATGGCCAAGGAGCAACTGCTTGGAAGCAAAATGAttgcaacaaaaacaaaaattgcaaATCTATTGCTATC AATCTGAGGTTCAATTTTGTCACCAATTCCATAATTCGGGACATAACAACAAAAGACAGCAAAAATTTCCACGTCAATGTTTTGGGTTGCAACAATGTGGTATTCCAACATTTTACCGTCTCAGCGCCTAAAGAGAGCATGAACACAGATGGAATTCATATCGGACGTTCAACTGGGATCAACATCACAGATTCAACCATTGGAACAGGGGATGATTGCATCTCTATAGGTGATGGCACCAAGCAACTCCATGTAACCAAAGTTACTTGCGGACCCGGCCATGGCATAAGCATCGGGAGTCTCGGAAGATATCAGAATGAAGAACCTGTGTCCGGAATCTTTATCAAGAACTGCACAATTAAAAATACAGATAATGGTGTGAGAATCAAAACATGGCCTGCTTCTCCATCAAATGGTGTAGTCTCAGATGTTCACTTTGAGGATATTATTATGGACAATGTTGGAAACCCTGTCATCATAGACCAAGAGTATTGTCCATGGAATCAGTGCACACTTAAG GTTCCATCCAAAGTTAAGATCAGCAATGTCAGCTTCAAAAACATAAAGGGCTCATCTTCAACCCCAGTCGGTATTAAGATTGTATGCAGTGGAGGGCTGCCATGTGAGAATGTGCAACTAAGTGACATTGATCTCACATACAGTGGAAACAAAGGCCCTATTACCTCTCAATGTAAGCATGTCAAGCCCACCATTAACAACGTGGCACGGGCTCTTGCTTGCGCGACCTCTTCTTGA
- the LOC103442966 gene encoding threonine--tRNA ligase, chloroplastic/mitochondrial 2-like, which produces MLILQRMAMATSSSFLSIPLLKTPPSFLSPIKHCVSPLNSEFRALALYGGRNGVSTSSAVATEAQVSTQDDKLKDAQMEVTDKPEKVVLPTNESSESLLRIRHTCAHVMAMAVQKLFPDAKVTIGPWIENGFYYDFDMEPLTDKELKRIKKEMDRIIGRNLPLIREEVSRDEAHRRITALNEPYKLEILNSIKEDPITIYHIGDEWWDLCAGPHVEKTGKINRKAVELESIAGAYWRGDEKKPMLQRIYGTAWESEEQLKAYLHFKAEAKRRDHRRLGQVLDLFSIQNDAGGGLVFWHPKGAIVRHVIEDLWKKIHIECGYDLLYTPHVAKANLWQISGHLDYYRENMYDQMNVEDELYQLRPMNCPYHILVYKRKRHSYHEFPIRVAELGTVYRYELSGSLHGLFRVRGFTQDDAHIFCLEDQIKDEIRGVLDLTEELLLQFGFSNYEVNLSTRPEKAVGDDDIWVKATSALRDALDDKGWSYQIDEGGGAFYGPKIDLKIEDALGRKWQCSTIQVDFNLPQRFDITYVDSNSEKKRPIMIHRAVLGSLERFFGVLIEHYAGDFPLWLSPVQAHVLPVTDTQLDYCKEVTNKLKANGIRGELCQGERLPKLIRNSEMQKIPLMAVVGAKEVETRTVTVRSRFGGDLGTMPIDDFVSTIKSAIESKASI; this is translated from the exons ATGTTAATTCTTCAGAGAATGGCAATGGccacttcttcttccttcctctcaaTCCCTCTCCTGAAGACCCCCCCTTCTTTCCTTTCCCCGATTAAACACTGCGTTTCGCCACTGAACTCCGAGTTCAGGGCTCTGGCCCTCTACGGCGGCAGAAATGGAGTCTCCACCTCCTCAGCAGTGGCCACGGAGGCTCAGGTCTCGACCCAAGACGACAAATTGAAGGATGCCCAGATGGAGGTAACTGATAAGCCTGAGAAAGTCGTGCTTCCAACCAACGAGTCCTCGGAGAGCCTGCTCAGAATTCGACACACG TGTGCACACGTGATGGCCATGGCTGTTCAAAAGCTCTTCCCGGATGCAAAAGTGACAATTGGTCCGTGGATAGAAAATGGGTTCTATTATGATTTTGATATGGAGCCTTTGACGGACAAAGAGTTGAAGAGGATCAAGAAGGAAATG GATCGCATCATTGGTAGGAATTTACCACTTATAAGAGAGGAAGTTTCAAGAGATGAAGCTCACAGAAGAATAACTGCTCTCAACGAACCATACAAATTGGAAATTTTGAATAGTATTAAGGAAGATCCCATTACCATATATCACATTG GCGATGAATGGTGGGACCTGTGTGCTGGGCCTCATGTTGAAAAAACTggaaaaattaacagaaaagcTGTCGAACTTGAGTCTATTGCTGGTGCTTACTGGAGAGGTGATGAAAAGAAACCCATGCTGCAGAGGATTTATGGCACTGCATGGGAGAGCGAAGAACAATTGAAGGCATATCTTCATTTCAAAGCGGAAGCTAAACGTAGAGATCACAGGCGCCTTGGTCAAGTTCTTGATCTGTTTTCTATACAG AATGATGCCGGTGGGGGTTTAGTGTTCTGGCATCCAAAGGGTGCTATTGTGAGGCATGTAATAGAAGATTTGTGGAAAAAGATCCACATAGAATGTGGTTATGATTTGCTGTATACTCCACATGTTGCAAAGGCAAACCTTTGGCAGATAAGTGGTCATCTGGATTATTACAGAGAGAATATGTATGATCAGATGAATGTTGAGGATGAACTTTATCAGCTTCGACCGATGAACTGCCCCTATCATATCTTGGTTTACAAAAGAAAGCGTCACTCGTATCATGAATTCCCTATTCGAGTTGCTGAGTTGGGAACCGTATATAGGTATGAGTTATCTGGAAGCTTGCATGGCCTTTTTCGTGTAAGAGGTTTTACTCAG GATGATGCACACATATTTTGTCTAGAAGATCAGATCAAAGATGAAATCAGGGGTGTCCTAGATCTTACCGAAGAACTTTTGTTGCAATTTGGCTTCAGTAATTATGAAGTCAATCTATCTACGAGGCCAGAGAAAGCTGTTGGAGATGATGATATATGGGTGAAAGCAACATCTGCCCTTAGAGATGCTTTGGATGATAAAGGTTGGAGCTATCAAATTGATGAAGGTGGTGGTGCCTTTTATGGTCCAAAGATTGATCTTAAGATTGAGGATGCCCTTGGAAGGAAGTGGCAGTGCTCAACTATACAG GTTGATTTTAACCTACCACAGCGTTTTGACATAACATATGTTGACTCAAACTCGGAAAAGAAGCGGCCTATCATGATCCATAGAGCTGTTCTTGGGTCATTGGAGAGATTCTTTGGAGTCCTTATAGAGCATTATGCGGGGGATTTTCCATTATGGCTTTCGCCAGTGCAAGCTCATGTTTTACCAGTTACCGACACTCAG CTTGATTACTGCAAAGAGGTAACCAACAAACTGAAAGCAAATGGTATCCGCGGCGAACTTTGCCAGGGTGAACGCCTTCCAAAACTGATTAGAAATTCAGAGATGCAGAAAATTCCATTAATGGCTGTTGTCGGTGCCAAGGAAGTTGAAACTCGCACTGTTACAGTAAGATCCAGGTTTGGTGGCGATCTTGGCACCATGCCAATTGATGACTTTGTCAGTACAATCAAGTCGGCCATTGAAAGCAAAGCGTCAATTTGA